A stretch of Pygocentrus nattereri isolate fPygNat1 chromosome 8, fPygNat1.pri, whole genome shotgun sequence DNA encodes these proteins:
- the LOC108417738 gene encoding ganglioside GM2 activator, producing MKSSVPLFMTFFTVSVILMHGRCDEEIRRPRRLAQILGFSWENCGKPDDPAVLKALKLSPDPITIPGDLTASASGSTSVALVSPLSVNVTMEKEVAGIWVKIPCVEEIGSCHYPDGCDILNQLIPPGQDCPEPLHTYGLPCRCPFKAGDYSLPQSDFYVPNIDLPFWLTNGNYRVQGVLGSAGKELGCLKVSLTIHSG from the exons ATGAAGAGCTCGGTCCCTCTTTTTATGACCTTTTTCACTGTCAGCGTTATTTTAATGCACGGGAGGTGTGACGAGGAGATCAGGAGACCGCGGAGATTAGCTCAG ATTTTAGGATTTTCCTGGGAGAACTGCGGAAAGCCTGACGACCCAGCTGTTTTGAAGGCTCTTAAACTGTCTCCAGACCCGATTACTATTCCCGGAGATTTGACTGCGAGCGCATCGGGCAGCACGTCAGTGGCGCTGGTTTCTCCTCTGTCT GTGAATGTCACGATGGAGAAGGAGGTGGCTGGAATCTGGGTCAAGATACCGTGTGTCGAGGAGATAGGGAGTTGCCACTATCCGGATGGCTGTGACATATTGAACCAGCTCATTCCTCCTGGCCAGGACTGCCCTGAGCCCCTGCACACATATGGTCTCCCCTGCCGCTGCCCCTTCAAAGCA GGGGACTACAGTCTGCCTCAGTCTGATTTCTACGTGCCAAATATAGACCTGCCCTTCTGGCTGACCAACGGCAACTACCGTGTGCAGGGGGTTCTGGGAAGTGCGGGTAAAGAGCTGGGATGCCTCAAAGTCAGCCTGACCATACACTCaggataa